A region of the Myxococcus stipitatus DSM 14675 genome:
CAGGGCTCGACTATTCGCCTCACGCCGACGTCGGGGCGCGCTCAACCCCTGGAGGGAACGTTCGACGCGGCGGCCCAGCGACTGTCCTTGCGCTATCCGCCGTTCGACCTGACGTTCGACTTCACCCGGCGGGAGCGGACCCAGGCCGTGGGCCTCTACCCGCGCTCCCCTGCCTCGGGCCCTTACGTCTATCAAGCGCCCATCGCCGAGGACGACGGCTGGCCCACCGCCTCGCTCACCGACGTGGGGATGGACGTCCAGCCCGTCCGGAAGCTCGTGCAGGGCATCCTCGACCAGACACCCGGTTCTCAACCCGCGCCCGCCATCCAGGGCCTGCTGATTGCGCGTCACGGGAAGCTGGTGGTGGAGGAGTACTTCCACGGCTTCGACAAGGAGCGCCCTCACGACTTGCGCTCGGCGGCGAAGACCTATGCCTCCGTGCTGGTGGGCATCGCGCTGGACCAGGGCGCGCCCTTCACCGTCGACACGCCCGTCGTCTCGCTGTTCCCCGAGTACGCCGGGAAGATTTCAAGCCTCGATGCGCGCAAGCGCGCGCTCACCGTCGCGCACCTGATGACCATGTCCACGGGCCTGGCCTGTGATGACGATGACCCGGAGTCCCCGGGCAACGAGGACCGGCTCGAGGACTCCGTCCCCGATTGGTACAAGTACACGCTGGACCTGCCCATGGTGGGAGAGCCCGGCAAGCAGGCCGTGTATTGCTCGGCGAACATCAACCTGCTCGGCGGCGTGCTTCGCAACACCACGCGGAGCTGGCTGCCGGAGTTCTTCGAGAAGCACCTCGCCACGCCGCTCCAGCTGCGCAAGTACCACCTGGACCTGATGCCGTCGGGCGAGATGTACCTGGGCGGTGGCATCTACATGCGCCCGCGAGACGCGCTGAAGCTCGGGCAGCTCTACCTCTCGGGAGGAACCTGGAACGGACGGCGCGTCGTCAGCCAGCGCTGGGTCGAGCGCTCCACGGCCCTCCACGCGACCATGAACGCGAAGCAGAGCTACGGCTACACGTGGTGGCGCCACGAGCTGCGCGTGGGCGACCGGGTGTACTCGCAATACGAGGCCAGCGGGAACGGAGGCCAGCTCATCATGGTCGTCCCCGAGCTGGACCTCGTCGCGATGTTCACCGCAGGCAACTACAACCACGTGGCCCTGTGGCGGAAGTTCCGCGAGGAGCTCCTGCCCCAGTACATCCTGAGCGCGGTGAAGCCGTCGAAATCGAAGTGAGAAAGTGTCGCATAGCTACCAGTTTCAAACGGACAGGCAGCAGCGCGAAGCGACCGGACTGGCCATCGGCCTAGTCCTCGGCCCGGATAGAGTCTGCCGAGCCCACGTGTTGGCCCACGGAGGAGGGCCAACATGCGGGTGGGAGTAGCCCAGTTCCGTGGACACCCGAGATGTGATGGAAGGAGCACGGGATGTCCGCGAACGAGGAGAATCAGAAGAGGCCCCGCAGGCGCCGCCGTGAGTACTCGGCGGAGTTCAAGGCCGAGGCGGTGAAGTTGGTGCTGGAGGAGGGTAAACCCGTCCCCCAGGTAGCCCGCGACCTGGACCTGACGGAGTCAGCGTTACGGCTGTGGGTGACGCAGACGAAGACGGACCGAGGAGAAGGCAAGCCCGGTGCGCTGACGACGGCCGAGAGGGAGGAGCTCGCCCGGCTGCGCAAGGAGAACCGGGAGCTGCGGATGGAGAGGGAGATACTAAAAAACTACGCCGGCAAATATCGCCTGAGCCCATCTTCGATGTCTTGGAGGTAGCCATTCGGGTCGGCACGGAAGCGTCGGCCCATGACGCGGGGGACACGCCGCTGTTCGAGCTGGGTGCGCAGCTGGCGCCAGTCATTGATGTCTTCAGGTGCCAGGTGGGGGCCGTCAATCTCAGGGAGTAGCTGGGCCGAGGTGATGGCCGGCAGCCGTACCGCTCCGCGTACGACAAGGCCTGCGCTGCCGCGCACCCGACCAGAGGAGCGCCGCTCATGGTAACGGCAAGTGCCGAAGAGGTGCTCCAAGGGATTGTCGGTGCGGGGCAGGTCCGGAGCGTCGTAGCAGTGGAAGAGCCCCTTCCAGTACCGGCGCGTCTCGAGGAGAAAGTGGGCGAGGGCCTGGCGCAGGACTCCCCGGTAACGTCGGCGTGTCCACCGCACCAGGGCCGCCAACATCGCAGCCAGTCTGCGTCGCACTCCCGCCGAGTCCAAACCAGACGCATTGCGGAGGATGTTCGCGGTGCGCTCTACCCATTGATAGGCCCTCCTCAATCCAGGCCACATGTTGGCGGTAGCCTTCAATGCCTTTCGCAGCACGGTATGCAGCCGGTTCAACTCTGGTGAGTAGGCCCCCCTTTTGAAACCCGTTCCAGGCTCTTCTCGATGGCGCCCAGACGTCGACGCAGTAGCAGTCCGGAGGGCTTGAGAGGCGGACGATGGTCGTCGGTGAGCGCGCTCCTGACAGCAGCCGC
Encoded here:
- a CDS encoding serine hydrolase domain-containing protein, yielding MRAPGTPFVTALLILWASLGRAHAAPPPPEAPLVGIWGSERTLGPEVRGELTLVRGQNTWRARIAGYDIPARVEGKKVSVLLPGGQGELRGTLAEDRQRITGHWIQPRVLMSGMTFATPVVLRALQPGVWRGDVSPLEDRFSLYLVVEKQPDGSVAAFIRNPERNFGNRVLFRVGLQGSTIRLTPTSGRAQPLEGTFDAAAQRLSLRYPPFDLTFDFTRRERTQAVGLYPRSPASGPYVYQAPIAEDDGWPTASLTDVGMDVQPVRKLVQGILDQTPGSQPAPAIQGLLIARHGKLVVEEYFHGFDKERPHDLRSAAKTYASVLVGIALDQGAPFTVDTPVVSLFPEYAGKISSLDARKRALTVAHLMTMSTGLACDDDDPESPGNEDRLEDSVPDWYKYTLDLPMVGEPGKQAVYCSANINLLGGVLRNTTRSWLPEFFEKHLATPLQLRKYHLDLMPSGEMYLGGGIYMRPRDALKLGQLYLSGGTWNGRRVVSQRWVERSTALHATMNAKQSYGYTWWRHELRVGDRVYSQYEASGNGGQLIMVVPELDLVAMFTAGNYNHVALWRKFREELLPQYILSAVKPSKSK